The window CCAGGTGTCGCCTTTGAAAACCTTCCCGACGATTGGGTCTGCCCGGTGTGTGGTGTTCCCAAGGATATGTTCGAACCCATCGATTGAAGGGACATATCCGGCTGGAATTACCCGGGAGGCCCTGAGGCCTCCCGAACTTTTGAAGGATCCCCCTGGTCTTGTCCATATCTCTATCCCGGGGAGAAAGACCCCAGGATCCCGCGCGACAAATCAAGCAACCCTGGTGAGGGTTCCCATTCCCGCGGCAGGATATTATATATTATAATCA is drawn from Thermovirga sp. and contains these coding sequences:
- a CDS encoding rubredoxin → MKKYLCTVCGYVYDPAVGDPDGGIEPGVAFENLPDDWVCPVCGVPKDMFEPID